A window from Onychostoma macrolepis isolate SWU-2019 chromosome 07, ASM1243209v1, whole genome shotgun sequence encodes these proteins:
- the LOC131544638 gene encoding cytochrome P450 26B1 — protein sequence MLFESFDLVSALATLAACLVSMALLLAVSQQLWQLRWTATRDKSCKLPMPKGSMGFPIIGETCHWFFQGAGFHASRRQKYGNVFKTHLLGRPLIRVTGAENVRKVLMGEHSLVTVDWPQSTSTLLGPNSLANSIGDIHRKRRKIFAKVFSHEALESYLPKIQLVIQETLRVWSSNPDPINVYRESQRLSFHMAVRVLLGFRVSEEEMHCLFHTFQDFVENVFSLPIDLPFSGYRKGIRARDSLQKSIEKAIREKPLHTQGKDYTDALDVLLESAKENNTELTMQELKESTIELIFAAFATTASASTSLIMQLLRHPAVLEKLREELRSCGLLHDGCLCQGELRLDSIISLKYLDCVIKEVLRLFAPVSGGYRIATQTFELDGVQVPKGWSVMYSIRDTHDTSAVFKDVEAFDPDRFSPERSEDREGRFHYLPFGGGVRSCLGKQLATLFLKLLAVELAGGSRFELATRTFPRLISVPVVHPTDGLRVKFFGLDSNQNQIMAKSNEMLDATV from the exons ATGCTCTTCGAGAGTTTTGACCTTGTCTCGGCGCTGGCGACGCTGGCTGCGTGTTTAGTGTCCATGGCACTTCTTCTGGCCGTGTCCCAGCAACTCTGGCAGCTGAGATGGACCGCAACACGGGACAAGAGCTGCAAGCTGCCTATGCCCAAGGGCTCCATGGGGTTCCCCATCATTGGAGAAACATGCCACTGGTTCTTTCAG GGAGCAGGTTTCCATGCGTCACGGAGGCAGAAGTATGGGAATGTATTCAAGACTCACCTGCTCGGACGGCCGCTCATCCGGGTCACGGGGGCAGAGAATGTACGTAAGGTCCTGATGGGAGAGCACAGCCTGGTCACTGTGGACTGGCCCCAAAGCACCAGCACTCTACTGGGTCCCAACAGTCTGGCCAACTCTATAGGAGACATCCATCGCAAAAGGAGAAAG ATCTTTGCTAAAGTTTTCAGTCATGAGGCTCTGGAGAGCTACCTGCCCAAGATCCAGCTGGTCATTCAGGAGACACTGCGGGTGTGGAGCTCCAATCCTGACCCCATCAACGTTTATCGTGAGTCCCAGCGGCTCTCCTTCCACATGGCAGTGCGTGTGCTCCTGGGTTTCCGCGTCTCTGAAGAGGAGATGCACTGTCTTTTCCACACTTTCCAGGATTTTGTGGAGAACGTTTTTAGCCTTCCCATCGACCTGCCGTTTAGTGGCTATAGGAAG GGTATTCGTGCAAGAGACTCACTCCAGAAAAGCATAGAAAAAGCCATCAGAGAAAAACCACTCCACACCCAGGGGAAAGATTACACTGATGCTCTCGATGTGCTTCTAGAGAGCGCCAAGGAGAACAACACAGAGCTTACGATGCAGGAGCTCAAG GAGTCCACTATTGAGCTGATCTTCGCTGCTTTTGCCACAACAGCCAGCGCCAGCACGTCTCTGATCATGCAGCTGCTGCGACACCCTGCGGTGCTGGAGAAGCTGCGTGAGGAGCTGCGGAGTTGTGGCCTGCTGCATGATGGCTGTCTGTGCCAGGGTGAACTGCGACTGGACAGCATCATTAGCCTCAAGTACCTGGACTGCGTGATCAAAGAGGTCCTGCGTCTGTTTGCCCCCGTGTCCGGAGGTTACCGCATTGCCACACAGACCTTTGAGCTAGAT GGTGTACAGGTACCCAAAGGTTGGAGTGTCATGTACAGCATCCGTGACACCCACGACACTTCAGCTGTGTTCAAGGACGTGGAGGCCTTTGACCCGGACCGGTTCAGCCCAGAGCGGAGCGAGGATCGCGAGGGCCGCTTCCACTACCTGCCCTTCGGAGGTGGCGTTCGCTCCTGCCTCGGCAAGCAGCTGGCCACTCTCTTCCTCAAACTCCTGGCCGTGGAGCTCGCGGGAGGGAGTCGCTTCGAGCTGGCCACGCGGACATTCCCGCGCTTGATCTCAGTCCCCGTGGTGCACCCCACCGACGGCCTCCGTGTAAAGTTCTTCGGCCTCGACTCCAACCAGAACCAGATCATGGCCAAGTCAAACGAGATGTTGGATGCCACCGTGTGA